A genomic segment from Labrus bergylta chromosome 3, fLabBer1.1, whole genome shotgun sequence encodes:
- the LOC110003633 gene encoding lysyl oxidase homolog 1: MLSIFVACLVFVLLGSGKAQDATQTQGQRQNRGQGQEASATPWRQMIQWENNGRVFSLLNSGAEYVPAGAGARDRGSRVVVADSRSRSSRRPQGGNVRRQAPSRGSSETVRGQARHPFGFGQVPENWRQSAGSTGGGQFQGSSNTHFRPSTGSSSSSSFSSSSSYNVPSYQQNPFPQQPPFQPVPYDPSFVEGPVRSYEPPFQPVVGGGYGGGGYGAGQGYTGGGYVGGIAPVLPGSPSDFIDDSYRYYQSYGYAQNPVVPARAAQPQLADGLDHRYTHSLFNGDSGPVAPAPDPNQATPVIVDRTGLAAQPQVRSPQYEQFPPFGRPQPPFLQPIPPVRNSPNSPNENPITNVGSVYRPEQRGLPDLVPDPNYVQASTYIQRAHMYSLRCAAEEKCLSSSAYSPETTDYDVRVLLRFPQRVKNKGTADFMPNRPRHTWEWHSCHQHYHSMDEFSHYDLIEVSTGRKVAEGHKASFCLEDTTCDFGHLKRYACTAHTQGLSPGCYDTYNADIDCQWIDITDIQPGNYILKLQVNPKFLVLESDFTNNVVRCNIHYTGRFVTTTNCKIAQS, from the exons ATGTTGTCTATTTTTGTGGCATGTTTGGTATTTGTCCTGCTGGGCTCAGGGAAAGCCCAGGATGCCACACAGACTCAGGGACAGAGACAAAATCGGGGCCAGGGGCAGGAAGCTTCTGCCACTCCTTGGAGGCAGATGATTCAGTGGGAGAACAATGGTCGGGTATTTAGCCTGCTTAACAGTGGAGCTGAGTATGTCCCCGCTGGGGCAGGGGCCCGGGACAGAGGTTCCAGGGTGGTAGTGGCAGATTCTCGTTCACGCTCCTCTCGTAGACCCCAAGGTGGAAATGTCCGCCGACAGGCTCCATCAAGAGGATCCTCTGAGACTGTCCGGGGGCAGGCAAGGCATCCTTTTGGCTTCGGACAAGTGCCTGAAAACTGGAGACAAAGCGCTGGTAGCACAGGAGGAGGCCAGTTCCAAGGATCGTCTAACACTCACTTCAGGCCATCCACAggctcttcatcctcatcatccttttcttcttcttcttcttataatGTACCATCCTACCAACAGAACCCATTTCCTCAACAGCCTCCCTTTCAACCAGTACCTTATGACCCTAGTTTTGTTGAAGGACCTGTCAGGAGCTATGAGCCACCTTTCCAGCCTGTTGTAGGTGGAGGATATGGTGGTGGAGGATACGGTGCTGGACAGGGGTACACTGGGGGAGGGTATGTCGGGGGTATTGCCCCAGTGCTCCCAGGCTCTCCCTCTGATTTTATAGACGATAGCTACCGCTACTACCAGTCATATGGCTATGCGCAGAATCCTGTGGTTCCTGCACGTGCTGCCCAGCCACAGCTTGCAGATGGTCTGGACCACAGATACACTCACAGTCTCTTCAACGGGGACTCTGGTCCGGTTGCCCCTGCTCCAGACCCCAATCAGGCCACCCCTGTGATAGTGGACAGGACAGGACTAGCTGCTCAACCACAAGTCAGGAGCCCTCAGTATGAGCAATTCCCCCCATTTGGAAGACCCCAGCCTCCATTTCTGCAGCCCATCCCTCCAGTTAGAAATTCTCCAAACTCTCCCAATGAGAACCCCATTACGAATGTTGGGAGTGTGTACAGACCAGAACAGAGAG gGTTACCTGACCTGGTTCCTGATCCCAACTATGTCCAAGCATCCACATATATCCAAAGAGCCCACATGTATTCTCTCCGCTGTGCTGCTGAAGAAAAATGTCTCTCAAG CTCAGCCTATAGCCCCGAGACCACTGACTATGATGTAAGGGTCCTGCTGAGATTTCCACAGAGGGTGAAGAACAAGGGGACTGCTGACTTCATGCCTAACAGGCCGCGTCATACGTGGGAGTGGCACAGCTGTCATCA GCACTACCACAGTATGGATGAGTTCAGCCATTATGATTTGATCGAGGTCAGCACTGGGCGGAAAGTGGCAGAGGGACACAAGGCTAGCTTCTGTTTGGAGGACACCACCTGTGACTTTGGTCATCTGAAGCGCTACGCCTGCACTGCTCACACTCAG GGTCTCAGTCCAGGCTGCTACGATACATACAATGCTGATATTGACTGCCAGTGGATCGATATCACAGACATCCAGCCTGGAAACTACATACTAAAG CTCCAGGTTAATCCAAAGTTCTTGGTGCTTGAATCAGACTTTACCAACAATGTGGTCAGGTGTAATATACACTACACTGGACGATTTGTTACAACAACCAACTGCAAGATAGCACA gTCATGA